The following proteins are encoded in a genomic region of Balaenoptera ricei isolate mBalRic1 chromosome 14, mBalRic1.hap2, whole genome shotgun sequence:
- the LOC132347338 gene encoding vitrin-like: MGIVVLTMKASVIEMFLVLLVTGIHSNKEMTKKIKRPKFTVPQINCDVRAGKIINPEFIVKCPAGCQDPRYHVYGTDVYASYSSVCGAAVHSGVLDNSGGKILVRKVAGQSGYKGSYSNGVQSLSLPRWRESFVVSGETTKAYQSPSAPGTTAQPVPLMQVLGTAAAEGTHTTLSKPPPSAGSTTSSLRPQPVGQRSQELGETELWKPGSVLLDAGFVPKKELSTQSLEPVSQGDPRTTYLPIRNF; the protein is encoded by the coding sequence ATGGGGATAGTTGTCCTCACCATGAAGGCATCTGTTATTGAAATGTTCCTTGTTTTGCTGGTGACCGGAATACACTCAAATAAAGAAATGACAAAGAAGATTAAAAGGCCCAAATTCACTGTGCCTCAGATCAACTGTGATGTGAGAGCTGGAAAGATAATCAATCCCGAGTTCATTGTGAAATGTCCAGCAGGATGCCAAGACCCCAGGTACCACGTTTATGGCACTGACGTCTATGCATCCTACTCCAGCGTGTGTGGCGCTGCAGTTCACAGTGGTGTGCTCGATAACTCAGGAGGGAAAATACTTGTTCGGAAAGTTGCTGGACAGTCTGGCTATAAAGGGAGTTACTCCAATGGTGTCCAGTCGTTATCCCTTCCACGATGGAGAGAATCCTTTGTCGTCTCAGGTGAGACCACAAAAGCCTATCAGAGCCCATCAGCTCCCGGGACAACAGCACAGCCAGTCCCCCTGATGCAAGTACTGGGGACCGCCGCAGCTGAAGGCACCCACACCACCTTGTCAAAGCCACCCCCATCTGCAGGCTCTACCACCAGCAGCCTCAGACCACAGCCCGTGGGCCAGAgaagccaggagctgggggaaacTGAATTGTGGAAACCTGGATCGGTGCTTCTAGATGCAGGATTTGttccaaaaaaagaattaagcACACAGTCTTTGGAGCCAGTATCCCAGGGAGATCCAAGGACTACATACCTCCCAATAAGAAACTTCTGA